The DNA region TTCCAGAGACGTATGACAACCAAACAAAAGAAAGCTACTTGTCACTTGTCGAAAAGTTTGGCACACATTACATTGTCCAGGTAAGccaaaatatgtaaatatcaaTGTGTGCTAATTCTCTCAGTCTAGCGCAAATGTGTCACTGTTGCTTGTAATCTGTTAGGTGAAACTCGGTGGAGCAGTGCAATCTGTGACCAGTGTCAGGAACTGCATTGCTACTCTACAGGACCTCAGTATTGACGAGGTCAAAACATGTCTGGGCGTCGAGGCATCTGCAAGTGTAATGGGGAGGACCAGCGCTGACACTGCATACCGTCACTGTAAACAGAGCAAAGACGAAAAACTGAGCAAACACAGTTTTGCTAACAATTTTTCTGACAGGTTTGTTCTTTGACTTGGCAGAATGTGATTTAACTGGATTATCAGCTAAATTATTAGTTAAAAATGGCTAAACAATATAGTCTGATATAAATATTAGTTACATAAATATTAGCTTtatttgagtatgtgtgtgtgtgtgtgtgtgtgtgtgtatatatatatatatatatatattacaatttataatagttatttttataattttttatttgatatttttaaacgtatatttttaaatgtataatatctataatataataaatacatttttatttatggtttatttttgtattgcttttttattATGTCACGTAATTAAAATTATACTTATGgtaataataagattttttttgttgaaatttgAAATTTAATCAGTGAAAATAAAATGGGATTCACAGTTTAATATTTTCCTTGAAAGgtagtacattaatataatataatataatataatataatataatataatataatataatataatataatataatataatataatataatataatataatataatataatataatataatataatataatataatgataaaagtgtatgtaatcatcatcatcatcattattactgGGGGAAGGGTTCaagctttcttttcttttctttttttccacaagGTTAACTGAAATCACAGGTGGCCACGCTCAAGACACAGCGCTTCTCTTCTCAGACAGAAATGATCCTGGTGCTTTCAATCAGTGGCTCGCCACAGTGCCAGAAAAACCAGACGTGATTTCCTTTAAACTGAAGCCCCTCCATATGTTGCTGCCAGTCAAGAATCCAAAATATATGCAGTTACGCCGAGCCATTCGTGACTACATACTGCAGAGGGCCCTTATGAAGAACTGCTCTACTCCTTGCAAGGCCGGTATCCCAACTAACCCCAAAGAGCCCTGTGAGTGCAGCTGTCATAACATCCGTGGAGTAAAAGCAAACTGCTGCCCTGCACAGCGTGGACTGGCTCAGATTAGTGTAACCGTGATGAAGGCGACAGGTCTATGGGGAGATTACTTCTCACAGACCGATGGGTATGTCAAGGTCCTGAGAAATCATAAGGTCTTCCTAGGGGAAACACCAGTGATTTGGAACCAAAACTCACCAACCTGGAACTGGAAGTTTGGTCTTGACAGTTTTGTTCTCTCTCATTTTGGGGGGCTGAGACTAGAAGTGTGGGATAGGGACAGCAAGTGGGACGATGACCTGCTGGGGGCGTGCAACATACAACTACAAGCCGGAGTCAAAAGCGACTTCTGTCGACTTAACCATGGTTTGCTGTACTACAAAACGTCTATAACTTGTGCTCCTAGTTTAGCTGGCTCCTCATGCACAGAGTATGTGAGCTCTCCGATGGCCTCCCATCTAGAGAAGGTATACGTGTCACGACACGCCCGTCCCATCCCCAAAGATGAGCTGCTGAAAATGGGAGTGCTTTTAGATGAGCGCGGTATGCGGTTTAGTCAAACGAGTGATCATAAAAGCAAAACCCAGACTTTGTGAAAGCTTATTATCAAAGCACAATAAATTAAGTGTTTGTGTTTTGCATTAACGTGACAGATAACTATCCTTTTAACATCTTATTATTGGTGCTTAATGagcttttttaaattttcttaATGCTATTCAGATCTTTGATACGACCTGTGGGTGTTTGCTATATTCCCTCAGTATGCTTTATGCTTTGCACTTTCTTGCATGCAAATTTTTGTGGTTAATAAAACAATCATGAAAAAAGTTGAAGAGATTTTTCTAagtcattcttgtcatttttcgTTGTTAGGATGGCGAACTGTCAAAAGTGTGTAGGAGGTTTAACACCACGAGAGGAACTATGTGACTAACAGCAGCACTGAGGCACATTTAGTCAAACATTTAGTTCTGATTTGACACGTTTAGTCCCACGTTCTGGTTCTACATCTGCATGTTTTAACAATGCACAGGTCAACATGAAAATGAAGGCTCACATGTTCCCTTGACTTGTCGTCTAGACCACATTTCAACTTAGAACATACTCAGCACTGAAGTGGCTATTTGAGACCACATTCAATTCCTCTAAACTGAAAAGCGTACCCTCACTCAGCCCACAACGGATGGATGAGTGTATTTTTTATTGGTAGCATGTAACGGTAAAGCCCACCCACAAGCTAGCGTTTGTTTCCTACATATAGCCCCCTCTCACACTTCAGTCATCAATGACTGCTGGAAAATACAGAGTAGTTCAAGGTAAGAAGAGAGTTTTACATCACCTTTTAACGAAAATAGTGATTTGTTTCTTGCTGCTTAAGTTTGcctgtgatgtaatgcaaaagaaATAAGCAACTACAATtggttcatttttaataatattccaCATTATCCCTGTAAGCATAAAACTACATTGTCATGATCCTAAGTACTATATAAAAAAGCTTTTTCTATCATGTTCTCCACACAAGGCATACATCCTGTTACGGCAGTCCTGTTAATATTTCAGAATTAGTTACATTTTGGAGACTGGAGTTTAAAAGTAGGGCaacatttttttaagtatgtgtgaaaaattgtgttttatggtCGGTCACAATTGTTACCGTGGGACAATGTGTGTACTGAATTAACATATTTCTGCAGTCATAAAAATCATTACCTATCTCAGTCcaactattttaaacagtttgATCACGTTCTAGGGTTACTATATTGCATAAAATATAGGAATAttgaaacttttttcaaaattgtTACTTTGTTTGTAACACATCATCaatgtttatgttattttgtgctACCAGTATTACAACATCAACATAGTAGcttatttgtaacatttgaacTTTAATTCAgtgcaatattttgtcattgcaaCATTTTAGTGCAGTTTTCACTAACAATTGCAATTGGATTTCTATGTATTGCCAACCTAAGTTCACTGTCATCCCACTATTGTGACCATCAAGATTGTTTACTCAAGCTAtgaccacactcaacaaaactgAATATATGTGAATTCAAATATTAATACTTGACACCTTAAAGATAATGTGCACCAAAAATCTGTACCATATCTTTGTTAACATAATTTACTAGCCTATCATTTTTGAGCCTTGATGGAGTCATCATCTTCTCAAGAAACTGCACATATTTGATTCTATATTTGCAGGAAGTGCACTAAAACATCAGTCAATAAGGTTTTCAGAGGtttataaatgaaaaccttttttaTGGTCACTAATGTGACCAGCGGGATTAAATAGGttttaaatgtaacttaaatttgttctttttaattattccTTATGATCCCTGTAGCCAAGATACACTATTTATTTTACTCACCACTGACTGTGCAATTCAATTGACTGTCATTTCCAAGTttgcataaaaatacaaaaacagatcaataaaatataaacactcgcacatacataaCTGTCATGTTTTTTTCATAGGAAAGAAGAGCATCCAAACACATCTCAATCCATTTTACAGGAATGCGGGCCGGACTTGTCTTTTACCTCTTTCTGCCCATCGTGCAGTCATGCACTAAAGGTAAACCGAATGAATGTGCAGAAGCAACCTTCGCCCCCGGGTCCAACCTGGCCGGAGAAGGATACGATGTGACCAAGATGCAGCGCAAGGGAGCCTTTGTCATCAACACGGAGGTCTGGAGGCGAAAGGATAAATCATGCACTCTTTGCAGGAACCCCTACATGGAAGGAGCAAATCAAAAGCTTCCCACATCTGTGGTAGACTGGAGATCCAACAAAAAGTGCAGCATTCAAGTATCAAGTTCCCTGTACCAGTCCAGTGAGGAACTTGTCAGCTCCAGCATGTCCTCCATTGAGAACAACTGGGCGGCTAGTTTGGGTATAAATGTTAAGGAAAATTCAGGCTCATTAATTTTGGCAGGAACTAACTCGAAGCTTGCAGAGTACTCAATGGAGAAGACCAAAAGAGACAAGTACAGTTTTGCCAGTCAAAGTATCTCTTGTTCATTTTACAGGTGTGAAAAACCAGCTCCCATTGCCTCATGCCTTTCTTGAATACTGAATACTTTTTATTCATGGTAAAAGAAACAGAAGAGTCATAACCTTCTCCCATCGCCTCTAACATTTCCATGTCTACCTA from Carassius carassius chromosome 1, fCarCar2.1, whole genome shotgun sequence includes:
- the prf1.9 gene encoding perforin 1.9, with the protein product MIPLAILWAGILLYFPLPTSPSCFLGKEAECQDADFVPGSDLAGEGFDITKMQHLGTFVIDMSKWELTNNTCNLCKNPFMQKKKQKLPVSVIYWRATQKCKRSLSSSVYESSESLVSSSTSSIENNWKVGLGIGNMVSKISLMMAGTNSKLAEYSMAKTKKDKFSFIKQSTSCEYYIYSISSRASLHHELSNEFTSLPETYDNQTKESYLSLVEKFGTHYIVQVKLGGAVQSVTSVRNCIATLQDLSIDEVKTCLGVEASASVMGRTSADTAYRHCKQSKDEKLSKHSFANNFSDRLTEITGGHAQDTALLFSDRNDPGAFNQWLATVPEKPDVISFKLKPLHMLLPVKNPKYMQLRRAIRDYILQRALMKNCSTPCKAGIPTNPKEPCECSCHNIRGVKANCCPAQRGLAQISVTVMKATGLWGDYFSQTDGYVKVLRNHKVFLGETPVIWNQNSPTWNWKFGLDSFVLSHFGGLRLEVWDRDSKWDDDLLGACNIQLQAGVKSDFCRLNHGLLYYKTSITCAPSLAGSSCTEYVSSPMASHLEKVYVSRHARPIPKDELLKMGVLLDERGMRFSQTSDHKSKTQTL